A segment of the Granulicella aggregans genome:
AATGGCAAACGTTCAGGCAATCTTCTCCACGAACCCCGGCGAGCACCCGAAGTCCCTCTCCCTGTCGATGAATATCGGCACGACGATCCGCGAGTACCGGCTGCAGAAGGGGATGTCGCAGGGCGACATCGAGAAGCGCACGGGGCTGCTGCGCTGCTATCTGTCGCGCGTGGAGAACGGGCACACCGTGCCCTCGCTGGACACGCTGCAGAAGATCGCCCACTCGCTGGACATGCAACTCTCGCAGTTCTTCGCGGAGGAAGGTGTGGCCAAGGAGATGTCCGGGCTGAACCTGAACGAGGAGGAGATTCGCTTTCTGACGCAGATCCAGCGCTACTCCTCGCAACTCGGCGACAGCGATCGCAGGCTGCTGCTGGCCATGGTGAAGAAGTTCGCTTCGACCGCGACAAGCTAGCTCTGACTTAGATTCGCGATCCAGTATCCGAAGAGTGACAGCAGTAATGCGGTCATGGCAAAAGTTATCTTTTGCCGAGCGAAGTAGCGCTCGCGGCCTGCGGTCATGCGCGGGACCAGGGGAAATCCAAGCGCGAGGCCGGAGAGAAAGCCGCCTACATGGGCGCTGTTGTCGATCCGGATGACATCGAAGAAGTTGGAGGCTCCGCCGATCAGCAGGTTCAGGATTGCGAACTGGATGACGGAGCGCCGAAGCCGGCGCAGTTCGTCCCATGGGATGGGGAGACGACGGTTGGAGAGCAGGACGATCAGAATCCCGGCGATGCCGAAGACGGCTCCCGAGGCTCCCGCGCCGATTGAGTCAGTGCGGCTCAAAACATCGACCGCCATGGAGAGCAGATTCCCCGCAATCCCGGTCAGCAGATAGACAGCAGCGAGACCGAAAGGCCCGATCAGGGGCTCGCCCAGCAAGCCAAGATTCCAGAGGCACCACATGTTGGTGGCGAGGTGAATCCAGCCGACGTGGACGAAGGTCGCGGTGAGCAGGCGATACCACTCCCCGTGCAGCACAAGGCTGGTATTGTTCGCTCCGAAACGTAGAAGATCCTCGGGTGATGGCGACTGAAACGAGACGCCGCGCAATACCATCCAGACGAAGACTGCGCAGTTGATACCAACAAGGAGATAGGTGGCCGGAGCGTCCGAGAAGACGAAGCCTCTGCGTTTCGAGGTCGCGGGCTCAACCAGTTCAAAGCCTTGCGAGGGCGATGCCTCTCCAGGCGGCGGAAGAACTTCACCTTGCGAAGAGGAGTAAACGGGACTCGGAGATGGGACGGCCATGGGTCCTGCTAGGCTGCGTCTTTCGAGAATCGCTGACGCAGGTCTGCCGGAATTCGCTGCTGAAGAACAGCACCCAGGAAGCCCGGGAGCGGGGTGGCGATCGCCACCAGAATCCAAAGCAGCGTCGAGAAGAAGAGACCGGCGATGGCGACTGCCTCAAGCGAGATGTACACGGCAGCGTGCTGGCCGAGATGAACCCTGAACTGCGCGATGTGAGTGATCGCCTCCACCCGGTGCATGATCACCGCGGCAAGGAAGAAGGCCACGATGGACAGGGTGCTGACCGAGATGAGCAGGACATCGACGGTGCGATGCATGCGCTGCTTGGAGCGGCAGTGGGCGCACTCTGCCATGTGCAGGTCGTAGTCCTTGCGCATGGCAGGCGAGAGGGCCGAGAGATCGTAGCGCCAGCCCGAGAGGATCGCGCCAACGATGGGGTCGCTGCAAACAGCCCGACTTCCACGGCGATCAAAGCCCCTGGGATTGTGCTCAGAGATCTGTATCGGATTCTGTCTCGAGGATCGTTGCATAGCGTATCTCCAGTCTACCCTGTTTGATCGCGGCCCGAGAGCAAAGATTCACACTGTGTTCAAATTCATGCACATCGGCCGATAGACCAGCTAGAGCTGGATCGACTCCAGAGGCTGGGCCTGCTCGGCCAGTAAGATCCGGTTTCCCAGCAGCCTCATCCGGTCACCGATCGCCTGTTCGGCACTGATGCGGGCCAGCTCGGGGGCGTTGTTCGACTCCGAAAGATGGCCGAGGACGATGTACGCGGCACCGCCATCGTAGTCGCGGGCGAGGAACTCGGCCGTCGCATGGTTCGACAGGTGACCCACACGGGAGAGCACGCGCTGCTTCACCGACCACGGGTACGGACCGTCACGCAGCATCTCAAGGTCGTGGTTCGATTCGAGCAGAAGCACATCGGAGCCAGCAATCGCCTGTTTCACGTTGGGCGGCATATAGCCGAGGTCGGTGGCGATGGCCATGCGGATACCCTCGGCGGCGAAGACGAAGCCGCAGGGGTCAGCGGCATCATGCGGGATGGTGAAGGGCGTGATGTCGATGTCGCCGATGGAGAAGTTCGAGCCGGCGCGGAAGTACTCGACCGCAGGAAGCGAAGCGGGATCGGCTTTCACGGCAGCCGGAGCCTCTTCTTCAACCTGAACGTCTTCCAGCGAAAGAGCGGGAATCTC
Coding sequences within it:
- a CDS encoding helix-turn-helix domain-containing protein, with the translated sequence MNIGTTIREYRLQKGMSQGDIEKRTGLLRCYLSRVENGHTVPSLDTLQKIAHSLDMQLSQFFAEEGVAKEMSGLNLNEEEIRFLTQIQRYSSQLGDSDRRLLLAMVKKFASTATS
- a CDS encoding rhomboid family intramembrane serine protease, encoding MAVPSPSPVYSSSQGEVLPPPGEASPSQGFELVEPATSKRRGFVFSDAPATYLLVGINCAVFVWMVLRGVSFQSPSPEDLLRFGANNTSLVLHGEWYRLLTATFVHVGWIHLATNMWCLWNLGLLGEPLIGPFGLAAVYLLTGIAGNLLSMAVDVLSRTDSIGAGASGAVFGIAGILIVLLSNRRLPIPWDELRRLRRSVIQFAILNLLIGGASNFFDVIRIDNSAHVGGFLSGLALGFPLVPRMTAGRERYFARQKITFAMTALLLSLFGYWIANLSQS
- a CDS encoding MBL fold metallo-hydrolase, which encodes MMRMTVLASGSKGNSTVVASSRTRVLVDAGLSCRELMRRMAIAGEDPSALDAILITHEHLDHVAGLAVLARKLRIPVFFTEQTHRAWVRMLTPKTTMTYAKWLDHLQKEKEAKAARAAVQESGRSAEDLCEIPALSLEDVQVEEEAPAAVKADPASLPAVEYFRAGSNFSIGDIDITPFTIPHDAADPCGFVFAAEGIRMAIATDLGYMPPNVKQAIAGSDVLLLESNHDLEMLRDGPYPWSVKQRVLSRVGHLSNHATAEFLARDYDGGAAYIVLGHLSESNNAPELARISAEQAIGDRMRLLGNRILLAEQAQPLESIQL